One Mycobacteroides salmoniphilum DNA segment encodes these proteins:
- a CDS encoding class I SAM-dependent methyltransferase: MAAIDARHLDGVSETALITLNQRATEANRPDGVLEDPMAIVLRDSLDYDYQHFGRTHQGIALRALTFDNVSNEYLADHPRATVVALAEGLQTSFWRIDNGELTWLSVDLEPIVRLRQQLLPPSDRLRYIAQSALDHSWMDHVDDSNGVLITAEGLLMYLERDLVFDLIAACAKRFPGGWMVFDTIPWLMSVYSQRRGWKLSEHYTVPPMPFSFTAHQYGELRALDGVRAVREVRMPPGRGAFLRLATPLFYDLPLSDRIRPAMTVVEFG, from the coding sequence ATGGCTGCCATCGATGCCCGCCACCTCGACGGGGTGTCCGAAACCGCGCTCATCACATTGAATCAACGAGCCACCGAAGCGAACCGGCCCGACGGTGTACTCGAGGATCCGATGGCCATCGTCCTGCGGGACAGCCTGGATTACGACTATCAGCACTTTGGCCGCACGCATCAGGGAATTGCCCTGCGGGCGTTGACATTCGACAACGTCTCCAATGAGTATCTGGCTGATCATCCGCGTGCCACCGTGGTGGCGCTGGCGGAGGGCCTGCAGACCAGCTTCTGGCGCATCGACAACGGCGAGCTGACCTGGTTGTCCGTCGACCTGGAACCCATCGTGCGGCTGCGTCAGCAGCTGCTTCCGCCCTCGGATCGGCTCCGATACATCGCACAGTCCGCTCTCGACCACTCCTGGATGGATCACGTCGACGACTCCAACGGCGTGCTGATCACCGCCGAGGGGCTATTGATGTACCTGGAGCGCGACCTGGTGTTTGACCTCATCGCCGCGTGTGCCAAACGCTTCCCCGGCGGGTGGATGGTTTTCGACACCATCCCATGGTTGATGAGCGTGTACTCGCAGCGGCGCGGCTGGAAGCTGAGCGAGCACTACACCGTGCCGCCGATGCCTTTCTCGTTCACCGCCCACCAGTACGGGGAGCTGCGGGCCCTCGACGGTGTTCGCGCGGTGCGCGAGGTCCGGATGCCTCCCGGTCGCGGGGCCTTCCTTCGGCTGGCGACACCGCTGTTCTACGACCTCCCCTTGTCCGACCGGATAAGGCCGGCAATGACCGTCGTCGAATTCGGTTGA
- a CDS encoding DUF1697 domain-containing protein: protein MPRYAALLRGVNVGGITMKMADVRDALEADGFTGVTTILASGNVLLDSTESASAVKERLQRVLGDRFGYEAWVLVYDLNTIGDIITAFPWEPEIEGVHSYVMFCSDPAVLTELAALGGELDESERIAAGDGVLYWQVPRSQTLASPIGKTTGKKRYKSTTTTRNLRTLHKLIR from the coding sequence ATGCCCAGATATGCCGCCCTGCTGCGCGGAGTCAACGTCGGTGGCATCACGATGAAGATGGCCGATGTCCGCGATGCTCTCGAGGCCGACGGATTTACCGGTGTCACAACAATTCTCGCCAGCGGAAACGTGCTGTTGGACTCAACCGAATCCGCCTCCGCGGTCAAGGAACGGCTGCAGCGGGTACTCGGCGATCGCTTCGGGTACGAGGCCTGGGTGCTGGTGTACGACCTGAACACCATTGGCGACATCATCACAGCGTTCCCCTGGGAGCCGGAGATCGAGGGCGTGCATTCGTACGTGATGTTCTGCAGCGACCCCGCGGTGCTCACCGAGCTGGCCGCCCTCGGTGGCGAGCTCGACGAGAGCGAACGCATCGCCGCCGGTGACGGCGTGCTGTATTGGCAGGTGCCCAGGTCGCAGACCCTGGCCAGCCCCATCGGCAAGACGACCGGCAAGAAGCGATACAAGTCGACGACGACCACCCGAAACCTGAGAACGTTGCACAAGCTCATTCGCTAG
- a CDS encoding class I SAM-dependent methyltransferase, translating into MTESDAPHPGGSSRISGDSLEGVSATTLWTLHNRGTEAKRPDGVIQDPLAAELFDAIEYDYRKFGRPSQSHALRARAFDAQARVYLATHPRAAVVALAEGMQTSFWRLGGAESTAQFTWYSVDLPPVMELRNKLLPTNERIVELAQSALDLSWMDRVDASGGVFITAEGLLMYLQPEESLGLIEACAKRFPGGQMMFDNIPHWFSRRTLQGFTLSDRYVAPPMPFAQTPDEGEMLTSVPGVTAAIDIPLHPGRGIWKFVNSKRLDRGFLRRTRPSMTLLQFG; encoded by the coding sequence ATGACCGAGTCCGACGCTCCTCATCCGGGTGGTTCATCGCGGATCAGCGGAGACAGCCTGGAGGGCGTCTCGGCTACCACCCTGTGGACACTGCACAACCGCGGCACCGAGGCCAAACGCCCGGACGGTGTGATTCAGGATCCGCTGGCCGCCGAGCTCTTCGACGCCATCGAGTACGACTACCGCAAGTTCGGCCGCCCGTCGCAGAGCCACGCCCTGCGGGCCCGGGCCTTCGACGCACAGGCCCGTGTGTATCTCGCGACGCATCCCCGGGCGGCGGTTGTCGCACTCGCAGAAGGCATGCAAACCAGCTTCTGGCGGTTGGGCGGCGCGGAATCCACAGCCCAATTCACTTGGTACTCCGTCGATCTGCCGCCGGTGATGGAGTTACGCAACAAGCTGCTGCCCACAAACGAACGGATCGTAGAGCTGGCACAGTCGGCCCTGGACCTGAGCTGGATGGATCGGGTCGATGCCTCGGGCGGCGTGTTCATCACGGCCGAGGGTCTGCTCATGTATCTGCAGCCGGAGGAATCGCTTGGGCTAATCGAGGCCTGCGCCAAGCGTTTTCCCGGCGGGCAGATGATGTTCGACAACATCCCGCACTGGTTCAGCAGGCGGACCCTGCAGGGGTTCACGTTGTCGGATCGCTACGTGGCCCCACCCATGCCGTTCGCGCAGACACCCGATGAAGGCGAGATGCTCACCTCTGTTCCGGGGGTGACGGCGGCCATCGACATACCGCTGCATCCTGGGCGTGGAATCTGGAAATTCGTCAACTCCAAGCGCCTTGATCGCGGGTTTCTGCGCCGTACTCGCCCGTCCATGACGCTCCTGCAGTTCGGATAG
- a CDS encoding DUF5302 domain-containing protein has translation MTDSKASGDSAADDAKRRFREALDRKNNKANAAADNKDTASKPTHAHGRAGSHREFRRKSGG, from the coding sequence ATGACCGATTCGAAGGCGAGCGGCGACTCGGCCGCGGACGATGCCAAGCGCAGGTTCCGCGAGGCACTTGACCGTAAGAACAACAAGGCCAACGCCGCCGCCGACAACAAGGACACCGCCAGCAAGCCGACCCATGCACATGGCCGGGCCGGCTCGCATCGCGAATTCCGTCGTAAGAGCGGTGGTTAG
- a CDS encoding acyltransferase family protein, with protein sequence MTIAPIKALRASRSSLGLPTADEVGAATPATRDRALDVIRIVSLVGVVLGHTIMAVSAIDNGVLLWGNLLNGRPVFQALTWVFQIMPLFFFAGVAASVGSWKPGTSWGSWLMHRCTRLYRPVFYYLGFWAAALLILRQILPLHVYEPVAGVSTQLLWFLGAYVLVLAAVPLLARITTTRSMFTALAGIYLGIAAIDVLRLGLDAPKGIGYVNFVVWLLPAVLGVGYRRQLITQKAALMLAAAVFAVNIALVAFGPYTISLVGVAGQKVPNMIPPSLVLAGHAIVLSALAIAAMPAINRWAQRPRVWWAVAIGNSGAMTLYLWHMPALLGMHLVFDFLGFPRYNTAAPNFVVLSVLQVMTMAVLVTGLFLALRPLENNPLPGWDGGYVAYPGMRSTAVGIALMTAGGFTLASVVWGLKGFGLTCWVVALAGLITARALASDKKGV encoded by the coding sequence ATGACGATTGCACCAATCAAGGCTCTTCGCGCGAGCCGCTCATCGCTGGGCCTGCCCACCGCCGACGAGGTGGGCGCCGCCACTCCGGCAACCCGCGACCGCGCACTTGACGTGATCCGGATCGTGTCGCTGGTCGGTGTGGTCCTCGGACACACCATCATGGCGGTGAGTGCCATCGACAACGGTGTGCTGCTGTGGGGCAACCTGCTCAACGGCCGCCCCGTTTTCCAGGCGTTGACCTGGGTTTTCCAGATCATGCCGCTGTTCTTCTTCGCAGGTGTCGCGGCCAGCGTGGGCTCCTGGAAGCCCGGCACCAGCTGGGGGTCCTGGCTCATGCATCGCTGCACCCGGCTGTACCGCCCGGTGTTCTACTACCTGGGCTTCTGGGCGGCGGCGCTGCTGATACTTCGGCAGATCCTGCCGCTACACGTCTACGAGCCGGTCGCCGGTGTGAGCACCCAGCTGCTGTGGTTCCTCGGCGCCTATGTGCTGGTGCTGGCCGCGGTTCCGCTACTGGCCCGCATCACGACGACACGGAGCATGTTCACCGCGTTGGCGGGAATCTATCTGGGTATCGCGGCCATCGACGTACTGCGGCTGGGCCTGGACGCGCCCAAGGGCATCGGATACGTGAACTTCGTGGTGTGGCTGCTGCCGGCGGTTTTGGGCGTGGGGTACCGCCGGCAGCTGATCACCCAGAAGGCCGCATTGATGCTGGCAGCCGCCGTATTCGCGGTCAACATCGCGCTGGTGGCGTTCGGTCCGTACACGATCAGTCTGGTCGGCGTGGCCGGACAGAAGGTGCCGAACATGATTCCACCCTCGCTGGTGTTGGCCGGACACGCCATCGTCCTGTCCGCACTCGCCATCGCGGCGATGCCGGCCATCAATCGATGGGCTCAGCGCCCTCGGGTGTGGTGGGCCGTGGCCATCGGCAACTCGGGCGCGATGACGCTGTACCTCTGGCACATGCCCGCGCTGCTGGGCATGCACCTGGTGTTCGATTTCCTCGGGTTCCCCCGATACAACACCGCGGCACCGAATTTCGTCGTGCTGTCGGTACTTCAGGTGATGACGATGGCCGTCCTGGTGACCGGGCTCTTCCTGGCCCTGCGACCGCTGGAAAACAACCCTCTGCCCGGCTGGGACGGTGGCTATGTCGCGTACCCCGGCATGCGCAGTACCGCCGTCGGGATAGCGCTGATGACGGCCGGAGGGTTCACCCTGGCCTCAGTCGTCTGGGGACTCAAGGGCTTTGGCCTTACGTGCTGGGTGGTTGCTCTGGCCGGCTTGATCACCGCACGGGCGCTGGCCAGCGACAAGAAGGGTGTCTAA
- a CDS encoding MFS transporter, with protein MIARLRRSAAFILLAFSFSTVMIGTTMPTPMYALYSQQMHFSVLTTTVVYATYAAGVLFALLLFGGWSDVLGRRPLLLTGAGFAILSSVIFLFVDSVPLLLIARIVSGLSAGFFTGAATVAVIEAAPEQWRGRAAAVATIANTGGLGLGPLVAGILVQYAPWPTHLAFIVHIGLVSIAAVALLLAPETAPRHGRLGVQRLSLPPQVRATFAAAATAGFAGFAALGSFTAVAPGFLSGVLGIDNHAVAGASVFLTFGSSCVAQILVRQVPAAKALILGCAVLLTGMLLVVVALHTSSLPWYLASAVVVGIGQGISFSRGLASIADRTPEDNRAEVTSSYFVVAYIGIALPVIGEGLAAHAWGLRTAGITFALAVAALAALCLIAVIWQERPRRAESAAPVTTG; from the coding sequence GTGATTGCCCGTCTGCGCCGTTCGGCCGCGTTCATCCTGCTGGCGTTCAGCTTCTCGACGGTCATGATCGGCACCACGATGCCGACCCCGATGTACGCGCTGTACTCGCAGCAGATGCACTTTTCCGTGCTCACCACGACGGTGGTGTATGCCACCTACGCGGCGGGTGTGCTGTTCGCACTGCTGCTGTTCGGCGGCTGGTCCGACGTTCTGGGCCGTCGCCCCCTGCTGCTGACCGGTGCCGGATTCGCCATCCTCAGCTCGGTCATCTTCCTGTTTGTCGACTCGGTTCCGCTGCTGCTGATCGCGCGCATCGTCTCGGGACTGTCCGCGGGATTCTTCACCGGCGCGGCTACCGTCGCCGTCATCGAGGCAGCCCCCGAACAATGGCGGGGACGCGCGGCCGCCGTGGCCACCATCGCCAACACCGGCGGCCTTGGACTCGGGCCCCTGGTGGCCGGCATCCTCGTTCAGTACGCGCCCTGGCCCACCCATCTGGCATTCATCGTTCATATCGGACTCGTGTCCATCGCGGCAGTGGCCCTGCTCTTGGCACCGGAAACCGCACCGAGACACGGAAGACTTGGTGTGCAACGTCTTTCACTACCTCCCCAGGTCCGTGCGACATTCGCGGCCGCGGCGACAGCCGGATTCGCCGGATTCGCAGCCCTCGGATCCTTCACGGCGGTGGCCCCCGGATTCCTGTCCGGGGTGCTCGGCATCGACAACCACGCGGTCGCCGGCGCAAGTGTCTTCCTCACATTCGGATCCTCTTGTGTGGCACAAATTCTCGTCCGGCAGGTGCCCGCGGCCAAGGCGCTGATCCTAGGCTGCGCAGTCCTGCTGACCGGGATGCTGCTCGTGGTGGTGGCCCTGCACACCTCGTCACTGCCCTGGTACCTGGCCAGCGCGGTGGTGGTCGGCATCGGGCAGGGCATCAGCTTCAGCCGCGGACTGGCCTCCATCGCCGACCGCACTCCCGAGGACAACCGCGCGGAGGTGACCTCCAGCTACTTCGTCGTCGCCTACATCGGAATCGCGCTGCCGGTCATCGGCGAGGGCCTGGCCGCCCACGCGTGGGGACTACGCACCGCGGGGATCACGTTCGCGCTCGCGGTGGCCGCCCTGGCGGCACTCTGCCTGATCGCGGTCATCTGGCAAGAACGTCCGCGCCGGGCGGAATCAGCGGCGCCAGTGACCACCGGCTAA
- a CDS encoding cation acetate symporter yields the protein MSTPSILAAETVGDPATNIAIFAVFVAVTLYLVIRASGSNKTAEGFFTGGRAFSGPQNGIAIAGDYLSAASFLGIAGAIAVYGYDGFLYSVGFLVAWLVALLLVAELLRNTGKFTMADVLSFRLKQRPVRLAAAISTLTVSLFYLLAQMAGAGGLVALLLNIHSRLGQSIVIGVVGVLMIVYVLVGGMKGTTWVQIIKAVLLITGAALMTAAVLAKFGFNISDILGAAQHAVSGSHTKGVASRDVLAPGAQYGGSLTSKINFLSLGLALVLGTAGLPHVLMRFYTVPTAKEARRSVVWAIALIGAFYLFTLALGYGAAALVGPDRILAAAGGQNSAAPLLAFELGGVILLAVISAVAFATILAVVAGLTITASASFAHDIYASVIKGHNVSEAEQVRVSRITAVILGVIAIGLGILANGQNVAFLVALAFAVAAAANLPTILYSLYWARFNTRGALWSMYGGLISTIVLIVFSPAVSGAKTAMTPGADFAWFPLANPGIVSIPLAFLLGIVGTLTSNDKGDPGLNAEMEVRSLTGIGAEKAITH from the coding sequence ATGAGCACCCCATCGATACTGGCGGCCGAAACCGTCGGCGATCCGGCCACCAACATCGCGATATTCGCCGTCTTCGTCGCGGTCACCCTCTACCTCGTCATCCGCGCCAGCGGCAGCAACAAGACCGCAGAGGGATTCTTCACCGGCGGGCGCGCCTTCTCCGGTCCGCAGAACGGCATCGCCATCGCCGGGGACTACCTGTCCGCCGCCAGCTTCCTCGGCATCGCAGGAGCCATCGCGGTATACGGCTATGACGGCTTCCTGTATTCCGTCGGCTTCCTGGTGGCCTGGCTGGTGGCACTGCTCCTTGTGGCCGAATTGCTGCGCAACACAGGAAAGTTCACGATGGCCGATGTGCTGAGCTTTCGGCTCAAGCAGCGTCCCGTACGACTGGCGGCGGCCATCTCCACGTTGACGGTGTCGCTGTTCTACCTCCTGGCGCAGATGGCGGGCGCCGGAGGTTTGGTGGCGCTCCTTCTCAACATCCACAGCAGACTGGGTCAGTCGATCGTCATCGGCGTGGTTGGTGTGCTCATGATCGTCTACGTCCTGGTGGGCGGCATGAAGGGCACCACCTGGGTGCAAATCATCAAGGCGGTGTTGTTGATCACCGGTGCCGCGCTCATGACGGCCGCCGTGCTGGCCAAGTTCGGCTTCAACATCTCCGACATTCTTGGCGCGGCACAGCACGCCGTTTCTGGCAGCCACACCAAAGGTGTTGCATCACGCGATGTTCTAGCCCCCGGCGCGCAATACGGCGGTTCACTGACATCAAAGATCAACTTCCTGTCGCTCGGACTCGCGCTGGTGCTCGGCACCGCGGGACTCCCCCACGTCCTGATGCGCTTCTACACCGTGCCCACCGCCAAGGAGGCCCGCCGATCGGTGGTGTGGGCCATCGCACTGATAGGTGCCTTCTACCTGTTCACCCTGGCGCTGGGCTATGGCGCCGCGGCGCTCGTCGGACCGGATCGCATCCTGGCGGCGGCCGGTGGACAGAACTCGGCCGCACCGCTGTTGGCCTTCGAGCTCGGCGGGGTGATCCTGCTTGCGGTCATCTCGGCGGTGGCCTTCGCAACCATTCTCGCCGTGGTGGCCGGACTGACGATTACCGCGTCGGCATCATTCGCACACGACATCTACGCCTCAGTCATTAAGGGCCACAACGTCTCTGAGGCGGAACAGGTCCGGGTTTCGCGGATCACCGCGGTAATACTGGGCGTCATCGCGATCGGCCTCGGCATCTTGGCCAACGGGCAGAATGTCGCGTTCCTGGTGGCACTGGCCTTCGCGGTCGCGGCAGCGGCCAATCTGCCGACCATCCTGTACTCGCTGTACTGGGCGCGGTTCAATACCCGCGGCGCGCTGTGGAGCATGTATGGCGGGTTGATCTCGACCATCGTGCTCATCGTCTTCTCCCCCGCCGTCTCCGGCGCGAAGACGGCGATGACCCCCGGCGCCGACTTCGCCTGGTTCCCCCTGGCCAATCCCGGCATCGTGTCGATTCCCTTGGCCTTCCTGCTGGGCATCGTCGGAACGCTGACCTCGAACGACAAGGGCGATCCCGGGTTGAACGCGGAGATGGAGGTGCGTTCCCTGACGGGCATCGGCGCGGAAAAGGCGATCACCCATTGA
- a CDS encoding DUF485 domain-containing protein: protein MDPTELSAERALEIQGSAEFQELRKALRRFVFPMTAFFLVWYGLYVVLGAFAHDFMAIKLLGNINVGLVLGLGQFVTTFVITGLYVRFANRELDPRAAAIRAEVEQA, encoded by the coding sequence ATCGATCCTACCGAGCTCTCCGCCGAACGAGCCCTGGAAATCCAGGGCAGCGCGGAATTTCAAGAACTTCGGAAAGCATTGCGCCGCTTTGTCTTTCCCATGACTGCGTTCTTCCTCGTGTGGTATGGCCTCTATGTGGTGCTGGGTGCTTTCGCTCACGACTTCATGGCAATCAAGCTCCTCGGCAACATCAACGTCGGACTCGTGCTGGGCCTTGGCCAGTTCGTCACGACATTCGTCATCACCGGCCTCTACGTCAGATTCGCCAACCGCGAGTTGGATCCGCGGGCCGCGGCCATCCGCGCCGAGGTGGAACAGGCATGA
- a CDS encoding HhH-GPD-type base excision DNA repair protein → MQLAQDPAADELLEENPLALLIAMLLDQQIPMEVAFAGPKKIADRIGGIDAHQIADYDPDKFVALCSERPAIHRFPGSMAKRVQVLAHEIVDEYDGRAENIWKAGDPNGAELLKRLKALPGFGEQKAKIFVALLGKQYGVQPKDWRKAAGNYGEKDTHLSVADVVDGESLGLVRAHKKEMKAAAKAKAAKA, encoded by the coding sequence TTGCAGCTAGCGCAGGACCCGGCCGCCGATGAGTTGCTGGAGGAGAATCCGTTGGCGCTTCTGATCGCGATGCTCCTCGATCAACAGATTCCTATGGAGGTCGCGTTCGCGGGGCCCAAGAAGATCGCCGACCGGATCGGCGGTATCGACGCTCACCAGATCGCCGACTACGACCCCGATAAGTTCGTCGCCTTATGTTCCGAACGCCCGGCGATACACCGCTTCCCCGGTTCGATGGCCAAGCGTGTCCAGGTACTCGCGCATGAGATCGTCGACGAGTACGACGGCCGCGCGGAGAACATCTGGAAGGCGGGCGATCCGAATGGGGCCGAGCTACTCAAGCGACTCAAGGCGCTTCCTGGTTTCGGTGAGCAAAAGGCCAAGATCTTTGTGGCACTGCTGGGCAAACAATACGGAGTTCAGCCGAAGGATTGGCGCAAGGCCGCCGGAAACTACGGCGAGAAGGACACGCACCTGTCGGTTGCGGACGTCGTCGACGGAGAGTCGCTCGGTCTTGTGCGCGCCCATAAGAAGGAAATGAAGGCTGCGGCCAAAGCAAAGGCGGCCAAGGCATAA
- a CDS encoding mannosyltransferase translates to MSTEPTRADAKPLVPTRGAAAWRRVREWGPWLLVLSVAVRIAWAYLTPHGADLVDLHVYVSGPATLGHGNLYEFTYPDKTPDFPLPFTYPPFAAVVFWPLHLLPFTLLGLCWILGTIAALYVVVRLSQRLLGFNDARGAAVWTAVTMWTEPVRSTLDYGQINVLLMLLILVAVTSSRWWISGTLVGLAGGVKLTPLVSGLYFLGARRWVTALWAGVVFVLTVAVGVAVVGAQGRYYFTDLLGKPDRIGPIATVFNQSWRGGISRILGHDAGSGALVLAAYLVTAVLAFFAWRVVDDRLGQICVVQLFGLLISPISWTHHWVWMVPFMVWLLHGPWREKLGAKIFGYGWLGLLLVGVPWLLSFAQPDIWRIDRPWPLAWAGLVDIAAAMATLGWMAVTGIRSRRNAVPITG, encoded by the coding sequence ATGAGTACCGAGCCGACCAGGGCGGATGCAAAGCCGCTGGTGCCGACACGCGGCGCGGCGGCGTGGCGGCGTGTCCGGGAATGGGGCCCGTGGCTGCTCGTGCTGAGCGTCGCGGTGCGCATCGCCTGGGCTTACCTGACTCCGCATGGCGCCGACCTTGTGGACCTGCATGTATACGTCAGCGGTCCTGCCACTCTGGGGCACGGCAATCTCTATGAGTTCACGTATCCGGACAAGACCCCCGACTTCCCGCTGCCCTTCACCTATCCGCCGTTCGCGGCCGTGGTGTTCTGGCCGCTGCACCTGCTGCCGTTCACCCTGCTCGGCCTGTGTTGGATTCTGGGCACCATTGCCGCGCTGTACGTGGTGGTTCGGCTGAGTCAGCGGTTGCTCGGATTCAACGACGCCCGCGGGGCCGCCGTGTGGACCGCCGTCACGATGTGGACCGAACCCGTGCGCTCGACGCTCGACTATGGGCAGATCAACGTGCTGCTGATGCTGCTGATCCTGGTGGCGGTGACTTCCTCACGCTGGTGGATCTCGGGAACACTGGTGGGGCTCGCCGGCGGGGTGAAGCTGACCCCGTTGGTTTCCGGGCTCTACTTCCTGGGCGCACGTCGGTGGGTGACCGCCCTGTGGGCAGGCGTGGTTTTTGTCTTGACTGTGGCGGTCGGCGTGGCCGTGGTCGGGGCGCAGGGGCGGTACTACTTCACCGACCTATTGGGTAAGCCGGACCGGATCGGGCCGATCGCCACCGTGTTCAACCAGTCCTGGCGGGGCGGTATCTCCAGGATCCTCGGACACGATGCGGGGTCTGGAGCACTGGTGTTGGCGGCCTACCTGGTGACCGCGGTGCTGGCCTTCTTCGCCTGGCGGGTCGTGGACGACAGGTTGGGGCAGATCTGTGTGGTGCAGCTCTTCGGTCTGCTCATCTCACCCATCTCGTGGACACACCATTGGGTGTGGATGGTTCCGTTCATGGTGTGGCTGCTGCACGGACCGTGGCGAGAAAAACTGGGCGCCAAGATCTTTGGGTATGGGTGGCTGGGGCTGTTGTTGGTGGGTGTGCCCTGGCTGCTCAGCTTCGCCCAACCCGACATCTGGCGCATCGACCGGCCGTGGCCGCTGGCCTGGGCCGGGCTGGTGGACATTGCGGCTGCCATGGCGACGCTCGGCTGGATGGCGGTGACGGGAATCAGGTCACGTCGCAACGCAGTACCAATCACCGGCTAG
- a CDS encoding SDR family oxidoreductase — MSEHWTVLVTGASSGIGASAARIFVERGHRVFGTSRHPDNVTDRIAGVQYLRLDQTDKASIAECVAQAGEVDILVNNAGESQIGALEDISIDDFEMLYNTNVFGPVALTKAVLPGMRERRRGAIVMVGSMAGTLHVPFRSTYSSAKSALHTVADCLRHEVAPFGITVSTVEPGVIATGIETRRNRIVSQGSAYRDAFQTVDAAMAAREQHGMASDDLARLVVDVALNPNPKPLYAKGSNAPLIMAAQRLLPAGLFLTFLARMHGLTSR, encoded by the coding sequence ATGTCTGAACATTGGACCGTCCTGGTCACCGGTGCTTCCAGCGGGATCGGCGCGAGCGCGGCTCGGATCTTCGTCGAGCGCGGGCACCGCGTGTTCGGCACCAGTCGTCATCCCGATAACGTCACCGACCGCATCGCCGGGGTGCAATATCTGCGGCTTGATCAAACCGACAAGGCGAGTATCGCCGAGTGTGTCGCGCAGGCGGGCGAGGTGGACATCCTGGTCAACAACGCCGGCGAGAGTCAGATCGGTGCGCTGGAAGACATCTCCATTGATGATTTCGAGATGCTGTACAACACGAATGTCTTTGGGCCCGTTGCGCTCACCAAGGCGGTACTGCCGGGGATGAGGGAACGGCGCCGCGGCGCCATCGTGATGGTGGGGTCGATGGCGGGCACCCTGCACGTCCCGTTCCGATCGACCTACAGTTCGGCGAAGTCGGCACTGCACACCGTGGCCGACTGCCTGCGGCACGAGGTGGCACCGTTCGGGATCACCGTGAGCACCGTGGAACCCGGCGTCATCGCGACCGGGATCGAAACGCGGCGCAACCGCATCGTGTCCCAGGGATCTGCCTACCGCGATGCGTTCCAGACCGTCGATGCCGCCATGGCCGCGCGGGAGCAGCACGGCATGGCCTCCGATGATCTGGCGCGCCTGGTGGTCGACGTGGCATTGAATCCAAACCCGAAGCCCTTGTATGCCAAGGGCAGTAACGCTCCGCTCATCATGGCCGCGCAGCGGCTGCTGCCTGCCGGACTATTTCTGACGTTCCTGGCGCGCATGCACGGGCTGACGTCGAGGTAG
- the purU gene encoding formyltetrahydrofolate deformylase, translated as MSPQGAHPTGSSDAFHSKDIGRLLLQCPDRIGVVAAVSAFLADAGASIISLAQYSTEPQGGWFMQRTVFHRAGLTAAREGMEKEFAAIAEKFDIQYRFSEAAKPKRVAIMVSRTDHCLLDLLWRNRRGELDMSIVVVISNHPDLAEQVRSFGLPFVHIPATRENRAEAERRQLDLLRGNVDLVVLARYMQILSPEFLDEIDCPLINIHHSFLPAFTGAMPYRRARERGVKMIGATAHYVTRELDEGPIIEQDVIRVDHTHTVEDLVRLGSDVERLVLSRAVAWHCEDRVMRHGNVTAIL; from the coding sequence ATATCTCCCCAAGGGGCTCACCCTACCGGGTCTTCAGATGCCTTCCACTCCAAGGATATCGGCAGGTTACTGCTGCAATGTCCCGACCGGATTGGCGTGGTCGCCGCCGTGAGTGCCTTCCTGGCAGACGCCGGTGCGAGCATCATTTCGCTGGCGCAGTACTCGACGGAACCGCAGGGCGGCTGGTTCATGCAGCGCACCGTGTTCCACCGTGCCGGGCTCACCGCCGCGCGCGAGGGCATGGAGAAAGAATTCGCCGCCATCGCTGAAAAATTCGATATCCAGTACCGGTTCAGCGAGGCGGCCAAGCCCAAACGAGTCGCGATCATGGTGTCGCGTACCGATCACTGTCTGCTGGATCTGCTGTGGCGCAACCGCCGTGGCGAGCTCGACATGTCGATCGTGGTGGTGATCTCGAACCATCCCGACCTCGCCGAGCAGGTGCGCTCGTTCGGCTTGCCCTTCGTGCACATCCCCGCTACCCGCGAGAATCGTGCGGAGGCCGAACGTAGGCAGCTGGACCTGCTGCGGGGAAACGTCGACCTGGTGGTCCTGGCCAGATACATGCAGATCCTCTCGCCGGAGTTTCTCGACGAGATCGACTGCCCGCTGATCAACATCCACCATTCGTTCCTTCCCGCATTCACCGGCGCGATGCCGTATCGCCGTGCGCGGGAACGTGGCGTCAAAATGATCGGTGCCACAGCGCATTACGTGACGCGGGAGCTCGACGAGGGGCCGATCATCGAGCAGGACGTGATCCGGGTCGATCACACTCATACCGTCGAGGACCTGGTGCGGCTGGGATCCGATGTGGAACGTCTGGTGCTCTCGCGCGCGGTTGCCTGGCACTGTGAGGACCGGGTCATGCGGCACGGCAATGTCACCGCGATCTTGTGA